From the genome of Brassica oleracea var. oleracea cultivar TO1000 chromosome C4, BOL, whole genome shotgun sequence:
GCCATTGGTTTCGTTAAAGAGGCCTAAGAAACCACCAGCTGAATTAGGAGAGATAAGGATGCCTTGAGGGGCAAGAAAGAAAGCAAACCCATGGCCAAACTCTGTAGAGTTACGCGTATCAATCTTGAAGGTGAAACTGGTAGTGAAGTCGGTAGGCCTCCCTGTTTCAGGATCCCAAATAGCAACCTTTTTAGCATAAGTAGCCCAACCGACACGACAAGTATAACCAGCATTGTTCAGTTCGATGGCGCCATTTGGTGTAGCGTCTCCTTGGTAAGCTATGTTGGGATCACCTGGTGTGAAACGTGAGATGTTAAAGTGGAGTGAGGTAGCAAAAGGGAGAACAAGAAGGACGGAAAAGAACAAGACTGAGTTTTTCATTGTGCTGGTAGTAAGTTCTGAAACCCGTTATGCCATTACTTATAATCTTCTCTCTTTTTTTGTAGATTAGGGACCATCAAGTCAACTTTGAAACTGAAATTATAAAAATGAAGTTCATTAGAAAACCAGAATCAACTTCTGATACCGAATCCGAATCAAATCCCTGTAACCACGGAGTTTTCTTTTCAGTCAACATAGTCTATCTGCTACATGAAAGGATTAATTGTGCTAAACAACATAGTTGATCCTAAGAATAAACAAATGCTAACCCAAAACGAGAAAATGAGTTTCATTCGAACACGACGTTAAAAGAACTTTAAAAACATAAAAGAAAGGTATATACTCAATAAACAAAAGTATATGACACATATGTAATAAACAATAGTGCATGATACTTTGATGTTCACAAAAGCTCCTATGTTGATTGTTTCTTTCTTCGTCAAATCAATCAAGCGAGTTTCGAGTGACAATATTCGTAGTTTCGTACCGTTGACTATATCTGAATCCATGCGAGCACCCGAACCATATATAACGGATAAGAGATTACTCAAATGAAAATGAGATGTTCTAAACTCGTCTGGCGTTTCCTAAGAAGACGACATTAGTGTATGAATTGGATGATGCGTGATTAGGAAAATTGACGTAGACATTGGGCTCTTTTGACAAATAACTAACTTTGGCCCAAATTGTTCGTTTTGTTTTCTAGCTGCATCTATTTCTTAGCCTTTGTTTTGTTTCATGCCTCCTTGGTTTAGCCGTCGTGAGGTTGGGACCGCTGTTTATAATTACGTATCCCCCCACCCACAGTATTTTAAGTATCTGATCTAGATTTGCTCCAACCCGTTTCGAAAATTCGGAAATCTGAAATTTTCATATCCTTAAACAATATAGTATTGTGTTCTACTTTGTGATTGTCTTCTATATAATTATAATCAAACTAAAATAAAACTGCAATCCAAAATACCAATCCGTAGATGCAACCATTATGGTGTAATGTAAATCGTTGATTGAAACTAGACGGCATTACAGCTCATGGCGTTTGTACTTTTGTTAATAGATGATAACACCATCCTCTATGGTCCAACAAAATTCAAAGGTTGAATACTTCATTGAATAATTTTATTAGACTTTATACTAAGACATACAGCCTTACCACCTCAAGAACTTGAATAATTATTCTCTCTGAATTTATAGCCTACACGCGACTCTCGTAATTCGTTTGACCATTTCAGTATTTTGCTGATTTGAGTGTTGAGTTTGGATGCAAAATCCAATTGTATAAAAAACTGAATAGAAATAAAGAGTTAAGTTGAAAATATTCCATCTTGATAAAATAAATAAAATACCCCCACAAGATTTAGAACACCAAACTAATCATGGTGAGTGTGCAAACTTGCACTGTAGATGTATCTACGCACCCAACTATCTTTGAGTATATATATCTGTATAATCCTTATCGTAGTGGTGAAGAATTCATCATAGGATTAGAAAACCAATGTTCTAGTTCTTTCACTGTGTTTGAACAATGGTTAGCCACATTATAGATGCTTTAAACAGCGAGAATAATATATGTTTT
Proteins encoded in this window:
- the LOC106340972 gene encoding L-type lectin-domain containing receptor kinase IX.1-like — encoded protein: MKNSVLFFSVLLVLPFATSLHFNISRFTPGDPNIAYQGDATPNGAIELNNAGYTCRVGWATYAKKVAIWDPETGRPTDFTTSFTFKIDTRNSTEFGHGFAFFLAPQGILISPNSAGGFLGLFNETNGYSSRFPLVHIEFDTFFNDEWDPLDIKSHVGINNNSLASSNYTS